CAGGAGGAAATCATGGCTAACCTGCTCGACATGGCAACCAATATTGTCAGTGCTCATGCGTCCAATTCTGCGATGACCAGGGCGGAACTCCTGGCGGAATTGCAGGACGTTTATCTTACTCTTTCCAGGATGGAAGGAGAATCGCCTGCCGGAGAAATGAAAGAGGAGGAGGGCACGCCGGCGGTCTCTAAAAAGAAAGCATTCGGGAAAAATCAGATCTTCTGCATGCTGTGCGGCAAAGGCATGAAAACCCTCGGTCGCCATCTGAGAACGACCCATGATATGAAGCCCAGTGAATACCGTAAGAAATTCGGGATTCCCCGAAGCCAGTCCCTTGCCTCCAAGGCCTATTCGGAAACCAGAAGGCAGATGGCTGTGGACCGCGGACTGGGTGAAAATCTGGCCAGGGCACGGGCTGCTAAAAGAGCCAAGCAGTAAAAAAGATTTCCGCCCAGGCACGATTCTTTCTCGGGCAACTGCCATCGCCCGAGCATTCTGGTATCTGGCTGAAGCCGAAACGCCGATCCGGACTGGTCCGCTTCGGCGGCGGATAAACAAAAACCCGGCTCTGTATAACAGAGCCGGGTTTGTTTGTTGCTGGTGCCGAAGGCGAGACTCGAACTCGCACGGGCTGTCGCCCACCACCCCCTCAAGATGGCGTGTCTACCAGTTCCACCACTTCGGCGAACGGAGAGTATTTATACTTATTTGGATCGCCGGTGTCAACCCTCAAAACCGGTCGGCGATCATTTTTTTTCAGGTGCGGGAGCGGCGCTCTCCGAGGGCTGCTCAACCGGAGCCGCAGGCGGCTGCACAAGGGCTTCCGGGGCTGGAGCAGTCTGTGGGGCGACGGTGGCAGGCATGACGCTGGTGGAGCCAGGCTGCCCGTAAAAATAGGCAAGGGTGAGGCTGGTCAGCATGAAGATGATGGCGGCGCCGGTGGTGAGCTTGCTCATGAAGCTCTGACCGCCTGTGGCTCCGAATACCGTCTGGCTTGAACCGCTGCCCAGGGAAACGCCCATTTCAGCTCCTTTGCCGCCCTGGAGAAGGACAATGGCGATAAGAGCGATACAGACGAGCACATGCAGGGTGAGAAGAAGAGTGGTCATGTTTCCAGTAACTCCTTACATTTAATACATTCGGTTCGATCCGCGACAAGTTAGCACAGATACGACCCGCTGCAAAGAGGAAATATCAGTTTCGCTTAAAACGGACAATCCGGGCGAAATCGGGAGCCTTCAGGCTGGCTCCGCCGACCAGGGCGCCGTCGATATCGTCCTGGGCCATGAGACCGTCCACGTTCTCCGGCTTTACGCTGCCGCCGTACAGGATCCGGGTGGCATCTGCCGTTTCCTGATCGAACACACCCTGCAGCAGGCCGCGTATGAAGGCATGGGCCTCCGCCGCCTGCTCGTCGGTGGCGGTTTTCCCCGTTCCGATCGCCCACACCGGTTCATAGGCTATGACGATATTCCGCATGGCGGCAGCCTCCATGCCTTTGAGACCTTCCTTGACCTGCCGGGTCAGTATGTCGTACATCCGTCCGTTTTCCCTCTCTTCCAGGGTTTCTCCGATACAGAAAATGGGTTGCAGCTCCTCCTCCAGAAGGGAGTGAATCTTTCGATTGATGAATTCGTCGCTTTCCCCGAATAGCTGACGCCGCTCCGAATGACCCACGATGACATAACGGCAGCCGATATCCTTGAGCAGCATCGGGGAGACTTCACCCGTAAAAGCGCCAGTTTTTTCAGGATAACAGTTCTGGGCAGCCAGGGAAATATTGCTCCCCGACAGCGTTTCGGCCACCTTGCCCAGGGCCGTGAAGACCGGAGCCACGATGATATCCGCATCATCGATTCCGGTGAGTTCGTCCTTGAGTGCCTCCACCAGATCCAGAGCCTCTTCGACAGTCTTGTGCAGTTTCCAGTTTCCGGCGATCATGGGTTTGCGCATATCCCTACTCCTTTTTTTATTTCAAGTGAGCCCATTCTTGATGGCTCGGCCATCCTCTGAGTTGTTCGCTAAGGCATCAGTCTTTATTGGACAGGGCAGCAATCCCCGGCAACTCTTTGCCTTCGAGAAACTCGAGGGATGCTCCGCCGCCCGTGGAAATGTGACTCATGCGATCGGAAAGTCCCGATTTATTCACCGCCGCAACCGAATCGCCGCCGCCAATAATGGTAAGAGCCTCCGATTCGGCAAGGGCATGGGCGATCGCCATGGTTCCTCTGGCGAAAGCGTCGAATTCAAAAACCCCCATCGGGCCGTTCCAGATCACCGTGGCGGCATTCTTGAGCATTCCGGTATACCGGTCGATGCTTTTCGGCCCGATATCGAGAGCCATCCAGCCCTCGGGGATTTCAACTCCGTCTGTTGTCCTGGCATTTGCATCGGCCTTGAACGCATCGGCAATGACGTGGTCTTCGGGCAGGAGCAGTTCGACTCCTCTTTCGACGGCCTTTTTCAGAAGTTCGCCCGCCATTCCGATGCGGTCTTCCTCGACCAGGGAGCCGCCGACGGAAATGCCTCTGGCCTTAAGGAATGTATAGGCCATACCTCCGCCGATAAGCAGCGTGTCCACCTTGGTGAGCAGATTTTCGATTACGGTGATCTTGTCGCTGACTTTGGCTCCGCCGAGTATCGCAACAAAGGGGCGGGCCGGTGCGGCAATGGCCTGCCCCAGATAGCGCAGCTCCTTTTCCATCAGAAAACCGGCTGCGGCCGGAGAGAGAATGTGGGCAACCCCTTCGGTGGAGGCATGGGCGCGATGGGCGGCTCCGAAAGCATCATTCACATAGAGGTCGGCAAGTTCTGCCAGTTTTCGGCTGAACGCGGGATCATTTTTGGTTTCGCCCGCGTGGAAGCGGACGTTTTCCAGCAGCAAGACATCTCCGTCCTGCATCTTGTTTGTCAGGCTCAACACTTCCGGGCCGATACAATCCGGAGCCATGGCGACATTCCTGCCGAGGAGGCCGGCAAGATGAGGAGCGACGGGAGCGAGGCTGTAGCGCTCATCCGGCGTTCCTTTCGGTCGCCCGAGGTGCGAGGCGAGGATGAGGCGGCCCCCCTGCTCTACGATGTGCCGAATGGTGGGAAGGGCGGCGACGATGCGGGTGTCGTCTGAAATATTGCCCTCATCGTCCAGGGGGACGTTGAAGTCGACCCTGCAGAGCACTTTCTTTCCCTTGAGGTCAAGATTCTGAATGGTCATTTTGTTAATCATGGTACCTCCTGCACGCAAATGGATAGGATGCCGCAAAGGAAAAGGGCAGGACATCGGTGTGTCCTGCCCTGCAATCCCTGAGGGATCAGAATCATTTTTTAGCGACGAACCTCGCCAAATCGAGGAGACGGTTTGAATAACCCCATTCGTTGTCATACCAGGAGAGGACTTTGACCATATTCCCTCCGATGACGGCCGTGGATTGGGCATCGACGATGGAGGAAGCGGAATTGCCGTTGAAATCCTTTGAGACGAGGGGAAGATCGCAGTATTCAAGGATGCCTTTGAGAGGACCTTCCGCCGATTTTTTTAGAACCGCGTTGACTTCAGCGACGGAGGTGTCCTTCTCGGTCTGGACCACAAGGTCGATCAAGGAAACGTTCGGAGTGGGCACCCTGACCGCCATGCCGTCCAGTTTGCCTTTAAGCTCCGGAAGAACAAGGGCCACGGCTTTGGCTGCGCCGGTGGTGGTGGGAATCATCGAAAGGGCGGCGGCACGAGCCCGACGCAGATCCTTGTGGGGCAGATCGAGAATCTGCTGGTCATTGGTATAGGCATGAACGGTCGTCATCAAACCCTTGACGATGCCGAATTCCTTGAGCAGCACCTTGGCCACCGGAGCCAGGCAGTTGGTCGTGCAGGAGGCGTTTGAAATGATATGGTGAGAGGCGGAAGCGAAGTCGCTTTCGTTGACGCCCATGCAGATGGTGATGTCCGAGTTCTTGCCGGGAGCGCTGATGAGCACCTTGCCGGCGCCGGCTTTCAGGTGCTTTTCAGCATCCTCTCGGTTGGTGAAGAGGCCAGTGGACTCGATAACGATATCGACCTGGAGTTCTTTCCACGGAAGATTGGCGGGATCCTTTTCTTTCAGGATTTTAATCGGCTTGCCGTCAACTACGACCGCATCCCCTTCGGCTTCGACTTTGGCATCAAAGATGCCGTGGATCGAATCATATTTCAGAAGATGGGCTAGAGTCGCCGCATCGGTCAAATCGTTTATGGCAACGATTTCGATTTCAGGGGAATTGAATGCAGCCCGGAACAAATTGCGTCCGATGCGGCCGAAACCATTGATTGCTACTTTTGCAGCCATATGCGTCTCCTTAGAGAGAAAGTGAAAGGGTGAAAGCAACAGTCCCATTAAAAACAGCTATTTATATTGGATTATTCACCGCGAAATAATATCGGATAGGTTAGGGGGCGTCAACCTATTTTAAAGAGTTTTTTTAGAGGAATTTTATGACTTTGTATTGCCCTTTCGTAACCAATGTGATATCTATTCCGGATTGAAGTCTGGGGCAGGAGGGGGCACCATTACCGCCCCTTTTTCAACGATCGGGGTTGCCTTTGAGCCGTCCCTTCTGGTTCATGCCCTGTTAAATGTACATGACCGCCGGAAAAACGCAAATACGAGAGGATTTTTCTTGCGCTCTGCGGAGTATCTGAGGCCATCCGGACACAGAGAATCCCTTTTTCCCTCATATCCACCCCCAATGCCCTTATGAAAAAAACTCTTGAAAAGCGAATTCTGCTATTCGCCTTTCTAACATTGACCCTAACCATTACGGTCAATACGGCTTTTAATATCGAGGGCTTCCGCCGCGATTACCGGGACGGAATCATCCTTCGATGTCAGAGCCTGGCGGCGGGGCTCAAGTCGTCGATCGACAAGGTGCTGGCCCTGGGTATTCCCCTGGAAGAAATGGAGGGACTGAGCCTCCGATGCCAGGAAATCGTGGCCACCGACCCGGAAATCGACTATGTTCTTATTGAAAACGAAGTCGGCACCCCTCTTTATTCCAGCGACCCCTCGTTCCACTTTCCCAACGAAGTCGAATTCCTGAGATCTCTGACTCCCTCGGTCGCCATTCTCAAATCCCGACGGGGCTTGCTTTACGATGTGTCAGTGCAAATTTATGCCGCCGACGGAAAGATGGTCGGACGCATTCGCACCGGTTTTCTCGAGAGCATCCTAGATGAAAGAACCGGAAAGGCGTTCCGCCGCTCTATTGCGGTCCTGGGCACTGCATTTATCCTGGTTTTCGGGCTGATCTTCCTTTTCATCAAACGCGACCTGGTTGGTCCGATAGGCCGCCTCTGTTCCGTCGCCAAACAAATTGCCTCGGGGAACTTCAAGGTCGCCGTTCCTCCTATGCCCACCAGAGATTTTGATGAGCTCGGCACGGCAATTCAGGAGATGGCTGCTTCTCTGCAGAGTCGTGACGACAAGATCAACGAAGGTTACCAGGAACTTGAAATAACCAATCGTGAACTTCAGGATTCCTATGAGCATCAGGAGCAGATCAGCGCCGAGCTGGGACGCAGCCGGGAGATGTATCGCTCTCTTCTTGAAGGTGCCAATGATGCCATCGTGGTCAGCGATGAAGAGGATCAGATCGTCCTGGTCAACAAGGCCGCTGAAGCATTTTTCGGTTTTTCCAGGGGACAGGTTGAGGGAGCCAATCTCTTCACGACTCTCGAGAAATTGTTGAGTGACGATATCGAGGGGCAGTACGCCATGCACCAGAAGGTCCTTCGCGGCCAGAATGTTGAGGCTGAAATTCGTTTCGTGCGCCCCACCGACCGCAGACCGGTGGTCGGATGGGCGCTGGCTTCATCAATCGTCGGGAAAAATGGCAAACGGATGGTTCAAGCCGTTTTTCGTGACGTCACCAGGGAGAGGCAGGTCAAGGAAAACCTTGAAAACAGCGCCAGGGAACTGGAAAGGCTGAACCAGATGAAGGATTCCTTTCTGGGAGTGGCTTCTCACGAACTGAAAACTCCCCTGACCGTAATTATAGGATATGCCGAATTGATCCTTTCCGAGATGTCCGGCAATGTGGACAAATCGGTTCTCCCCATGGTTCAGCACATTGCTGATGCGGCCGAAAGGCTTTCCAACATCGTCAAGGACATGACCGACGTATCCATGCTGGACAGCAAGCGCCTTCCTCTCAGAAACAGGGAAGTCGATATCAATACTCTCATCCAGGATGCCGTCCGGGAACTCGGTTTATTCTTCTCCTTGCGCAAGCAGGTGCTTGAAATGAATCTCGGAAACGGGTTGCCGCTCATCAACTGCGACCCGGACCGCATGATTCAGGCGATCAGCAATCTCGTTGGCAACGCCATCAAGTTTACTCCTGACGGGGGAACGATTATCATCGAAACACGGTTGACTCAAAGCCTCCGTTCTTTCAGGCCGGCGAATGAGGAGGAGGGGATAAAAGCGCTTGAAACCCGCTTGCTTCCCTACATTGAAATCATTGTCCGCGATACGGGTATCGGAATTGCCGAAACAGATCAGCTCCATGTCTTCGACAAGTTCTATGAAGTGGGAAAAATCGAGGAGCATTTCACCGGCAAGTCGGCCTTCAAGGGAAAAGGCACAGGGCTTGGCCTGACGCTTGTCAAGGGGATTGTCGACATGCATGGAGGAGAAATCTGGGTGGAAAGCCCCGGTTGCGATCCCGGAAAATGTCCCGGAAGCGCCTTCCATATTCTCCTTCCCATTGTTCAATTGGAGAGGGAAGGGGACTCTTCCGATCCTGGAGACGTCTGACCTTTTCCCTTGCAGGGTTTTCAGATTTCCGGTATATAAACAGCGCTCTCGGGAGGGGGGAGGAGTAGAGGTTTTGCGGGTTTGTCTGCTGGCCAGCGGAAGCAAGGGCAACGCCCTGTATATTGAGAGTGGAGAGAGCCGTCTGCTGATCGATGCCGGTCTCTCCGCCCGGGAACTGACCACCCGCCTTGACCGAATCGGCGTCGCCGGGGAGCACCTGAACGGCCTGCTGGTCACTCACGAGCACAGCGACCATTGCCGCGGCCTCGGGCCCATGGCCCGACGATTCGGATTGCCGGTCCATATCCATCACGACACCCATGCTGCACTGTCCCGAGTCGGCAACATCCCCGAACTGCAGATGTTCGAAACCGGCGAAGTCCTTGCTTTCAGGGATCTGAAGGTGGAAACCTTCCCCATTACCCACGATGCCGCGGCCCCTGTCGGCTTCACCATTGAAACCGGAGAAGGAAAGATCGGGGTCGCCACCGATCTCGGCATCGCCACCCGACTGGTGACTCAGCACCTCAGGGGATGCCGGGTGCTGATCCTTGAGTCCAATCACGACGAAGGCATGCTTCAGAACGGCCCCTATCCCTGGCACCTCAAACAAAGAATCCGGAGCAACCACGGACATCTATCCAACCATGCCTCCTCCGAGCTTCTCGAGGGTCTGCTCTGGGAGGGTCTGGAAGCGGTTTTTCTGGCGCATCTGAGCGAAACGAACAATCATCCCTCTCTGGCCGAGAGTTGCGCCCTGGAGATGCTGGCAGGTCAGAATGTCTGCCGGCCCGAGGTCATCCTCGGCTGTCAGCACCGGCCGAGTCTTTGCTTTTCCTTTTGAGTTGTGCGAATCTGTTTTTCCGGGGCCTCCGATGACAGGGACCTGAACGTTTTGAAGCTGATCATCGAATAAAGACATAAGAAGGAGAACTTATAATGATCCCACGTTACACCCGTAAGGAAATGGCCCGTATCTGGGAGCCCGAAAACCGGTTCCGGATCTGGCTGGAGATAGAGACTCTGGCCTGCGAAAAACAGGCACAGCTCGGAGTCATCCCGGCGGAGTCGGTCAAGGTGATCCGGGAAAAAGGTAACTTCGACATCTCCCGCATCGATGAGATCGAGGCCGAGGTCAAACACGACGTCATTGCCTTTCTTACCTCAGTGGCTGAATTCGTGGGTCCGGAGGCGCGCTTCATTCATCAGGGGATGACCTCTTCGGACGTTCTCGACACCTGCTTCTCGGTACAGCTTGTACAGGCCGCCGACGAACTGCTCACCGATCTCGACATGGTCCTCGATGCGATTCGCGAACGGGCTTTCGAACACAAGGACACCGTCTGCATGGGGCGCTCCCACGCCATTCATGCCGAACCGGTCACCTTCGGCCTGAAGCTGGCTACCTGGTATGCTGAGATGCAGCGCAACAGACAGCGCCTGCAGGCGGCCCGGGAGAATATTGCCACCGGCGCCATTTCAGGGGCTGTCGGCACCTTTGCCAACATCGATCCGGCCGTGGAGGAGTACGTCTGTCAGAAACTGGGCCTGAAGCCCGAACCGGTTTCAACTCAGGTTATTCCTCGCGACCGCCATGCCGAATATTTCTGCACCCTGGCGATTATCGCTTCGTCCATGGAGCGCATCGTGGTGGAAATCCGGCACCTCCAGCGCACCGAGGTTCTGGAGGCCGAGGAGTTCTTCTCCAAGGGGCAGAAGGGCTCGTCGGCCATGCCTCACAAGCGCAATCCGATCCTGTCGGAAAACCTTACCGGCCAGGCTCGGATGGTGCGTGCCTACTGTCTGCCGGCGTTGGAGAACGTGGCTCTATGGCATGAACGGGACATCTCCCACTCTTCGGTTGAGCGCAATATCGGACCCGACGCCACCGTCACCCTCGATTTTTCCCTGCGGCGGCTGGCCGGCCTGATCAGGAACCTTGTGGTCTACCCTGAAAACATGCTGAAAAATCTCAACCAGATGCGCGGTCTGGTCTTCTCGCAGAAGATCCTACTCGATCTCACGCAGGCCGGCGTCTCCCGAGAGGACTCTTACCGCATGGTGCAGCGCAACGCGATGAAGGTCTGGGAAGAGGGGAAGGATTTCCAGGAGGAGCTCCTCGCCGACAAGGACGTTGTGGACGCTCTCGGAGAGAACAAAATCCGAGAGTCGTTCGATCTGAGCTATCACCTCAAGCATGTCGATACGATTTTCAAGCGGGTATTCGGCTGTTGAGAGTGAGCAGCCTGGGAAAACCAACTTTTTCAACCACCCTGCTCTAAACAGCATCGGGGAGAAGATAAATGGCCTGGAGAGTCGTCGTAGGACTGAAAAAAGACGTTAAGGATGCGCGGGGAATGCGCGTCCAGCGCGAAATCAGGGAACACCTCGGCATCGAGCTGGAGGATGTCCGCACGCTGGATGTCTTCACCGTCGATGCCCAGCTGTCGGACGAAGAACTGGAGGCGGCGGCCTCAGGGCCCTTTTCCGATCCGGTGATTCAGGAATACGCCGTCAACCATCTCCTGGCGACCGATTTCGATGTGCTCATCGAAGTCGGATTTCGCCCCGGCGTGACGGACAACGTGGGGCGCACGGCTCGTGAGGCTATCCAGTATATCACCGGCCGGCCTTTCCGGCAGGGGGAGGGGGTTTACACCTCCACCCAATATCTGCTCAGAGGTGCGGTCGATCGGGAATCCGCCGAAAGGATCGCGGCGGGTTTTCTCGCCAACGGCCTGATCCAGCGATGGACGATCCTCACCGCCTCCGAACTCGATCCGAAGACGGGCGTCCCGATTACGGTTCCCAAGGTCGTCAGCGATGCCCGGCCCGAGGTCCGACCCGTCGATCTGGATGTTTCCGACGACGAGCTGCTCAGGATCAGCCGTGAGGGGATGCTGGCACTCAGCCTGGAGGAGATGAAAAAACTCCAGGCCTACGTCGCCGACCCGGAGGTCCGCAAGGTCCGCAAAGCCGCCGGACTCGGTCCCGATCTCACAGATGTGGAACTCG
This is a stretch of genomic DNA from Desulfuromonas sp. TF. It encodes these proteins:
- a CDS encoding MBL fold metallo-hydrolase; the protein is MRVCLLASGSKGNALYIESGESRLLIDAGLSARELTTRLDRIGVAGEHLNGLLVTHEHSDHCRGLGPMARRFGLPVHIHHDTHAALSRVGNIPELQMFETGEVLAFRDLKVETFPITHDAAAPVGFTIETGEGKIGVATDLGIATRLVTQHLRGCRVLILESNHDEGMLQNGPYPWHLKQRIRSNHGHLSNHASSELLEGLLWEGLEAVFLAHLSETNNHPSLAESCALEMLAGQNVCRPEVILGCQHRPSLCFSF
- a CDS encoding ATP-binding protein, translating into MKKTLEKRILLFAFLTLTLTITVNTAFNIEGFRRDYRDGIILRCQSLAAGLKSSIDKVLALGIPLEEMEGLSLRCQEIVATDPEIDYVLIENEVGTPLYSSDPSFHFPNEVEFLRSLTPSVAILKSRRGLLYDVSVQIYAADGKMVGRIRTGFLESILDERTGKAFRRSIAVLGTAFILVFGLIFLFIKRDLVGPIGRLCSVAKQIASGNFKVAVPPMPTRDFDELGTAIQEMAASLQSRDDKINEGYQELEITNRELQDSYEHQEQISAELGRSREMYRSLLEGANDAIVVSDEEDQIVLVNKAAEAFFGFSRGQVEGANLFTTLEKLLSDDIEGQYAMHQKVLRGQNVEAEIRFVRPTDRRPVVGWALASSIVGKNGKRMVQAVFRDVTRERQVKENLENSARELERLNQMKDSFLGVASHELKTPLTVIIGYAELILSEMSGNVDKSVLPMVQHIADAAERLSNIVKDMTDVSMLDSKRLPLRNREVDINTLIQDAVRELGLFFSLRKQVLEMNLGNGLPLINCDPDRMIQAISNLVGNAIKFTPDGGTIIIETRLTQSLRSFRPANEEEGIKALETRLLPYIEIIVRDTGIGIAETDQLHVFDKFYEVGKIEEHFTGKSAFKGKGTGLGLTLVKGIVDMHGGEIWVESPGCDPGKCPGSAFHILLPIVQLEREGDSSDPGDV
- the gap gene encoding type I glyceraldehyde-3-phosphate dehydrogenase produces the protein MAAKVAINGFGRIGRNLFRAAFNSPEIEIVAINDLTDAATLAHLLKYDSIHGIFDAKVEAEGDAVVVDGKPIKILKEKDPANLPWKELQVDIVIESTGLFTNREDAEKHLKAGAGKVLISAPGKNSDITICMGVNESDFASASHHIISNASCTTNCLAPVAKVLLKEFGIVKGLMTTVHAYTNDQQILDLPHKDLRRARAAALSMIPTTTGAAKAVALVLPELKGKLDGMAVRVPTPNVSLIDLVVQTEKDTSVAEVNAVLKKSAEGPLKGILEYCDLPLVSKDFNGNSASSIVDAQSTAVIGGNMVKVLSWYDNEWGYSNRLLDLARFVAKK
- the tpiA gene encoding triose-phosphate isomerase, with amino-acid sequence MRKPMIAGNWKLHKTVEEALDLVEALKDELTGIDDADIIVAPVFTALGKVAETLSGSNISLAAQNCYPEKTGAFTGEVSPMLLKDIGCRYVIVGHSERRQLFGESDEFINRKIHSLLEEELQPIFCIGETLEERENGRMYDILTRQVKEGLKGMEAAAMRNIVIAYEPVWAIGTGKTATDEQAAEAHAFIRGLLQGVFDQETADATRILYGGSVKPENVDGLMAQDDIDGALVGGASLKAPDFARIVRFKRN
- the purB gene encoding adenylosuccinate lyase → MIPRYTRKEMARIWEPENRFRIWLEIETLACEKQAQLGVIPAESVKVIREKGNFDISRIDEIEAEVKHDVIAFLTSVAEFVGPEARFIHQGMTSSDVLDTCFSVQLVQAADELLTDLDMVLDAIRERAFEHKDTVCMGRSHAIHAEPVTFGLKLATWYAEMQRNRQRLQAARENIATGAISGAVGTFANIDPAVEEYVCQKLGLKPEPVSTQVIPRDRHAEYFCTLAIIASSMERIVVEIRHLQRTEVLEAEEFFSKGQKGSSAMPHKRNPILSENLTGQARMVRAYCLPALENVALWHERDISHSSVERNIGPDATVTLDFSLRRLAGLIRNLVVYPENMLKNLNQMRGLVFSQKILLDLTQAGVSREDSYRMVQRNAMKVWEEGKDFQEELLADKDVVDALGENKIRESFDLSYHLKHVDTIFKRVFGC
- the pgk gene encoding phosphoglycerate kinase, with amino-acid sequence MINKMTIQNLDLKGKKVLCRVDFNVPLDDEGNISDDTRIVAALPTIRHIVEQGGRLILASHLGRPKGTPDERYSLAPVAPHLAGLLGRNVAMAPDCIGPEVLSLTNKMQDGDVLLLENVRFHAGETKNDPAFSRKLAELADLYVNDAFGAAHRAHASTEGVAHILSPAAAGFLMEKELRYLGQAIAAPARPFVAILGGAKVSDKITVIENLLTKVDTLLIGGGMAYTFLKARGISVGGSLVEEDRIGMAGELLKKAVERGVELLLPEDHVIADAFKADANARTTDGVEIPEGWMALDIGPKSIDRYTGMLKNAATVIWNGPMGVFEFDAFARGTMAIAHALAESEALTIIGGGDSVAAVNKSGLSDRMSHISTGGGASLEFLEGKELPGIAALSNKD
- a CDS encoding MucR family transcriptional regulator; this encodes MANLLDMATNIVSAHASNSAMTRAELLAELQDVYLTLSRMEGESPAGEMKEEEGTPAVSKKKAFGKNQIFCMLCGKGMKTLGRHLRTTHDMKPSEYRKKFGIPRSQSLASKAYSETRRQMAVDRGLGENLARARAAKRAKQ
- the secG gene encoding preprotein translocase subunit SecG, with amino-acid sequence MTTLLLTLHVLVCIALIAIVLLQGGKGAEMGVSLGSGSSQTVFGATGGQSFMSKLTTGAAIIFMLTSLTLAYFYGQPGSTSVMPATVAPQTAPAPEALVQPPAAPVEQPSESAAPAPEKK